DNA sequence from the Paenibacillus azoreducens genome:
CCTTCCCGCTCATACCGGGCCGAAACTTCGCCGTAGCTTGGCACGGCGGACGGTTTGGCCAGCGTGATTTGGCGGATGACAAGCGGCTCTTTGATGGAGGTCAGCGAGAGACTGTGTTTGCCTGCGGAAAAATAAAATAAAAAAGGATCTTCATAAGAGCCGGTGCTGTCCTTCAAGGTTATTGCCTGCCAGAGATGCTCCTCTACCTGGGTCGGCGTTAAATCATTGCCGCGTCCGTCTTGTTCAAACTCCGATTTTTCGTTTTTCCACACCCGGTTGAACACCAGGTTTTTTGCTTCCGTAAAAGGAACGGCCCCGTCGATGGCAAGCTCCCGTTCGATATCGGAATCCTTGCCTTGCTCCGTATACAAATCCAAACGTATGTTATACAGCCCCGCTTGCTTGATATCAACATCCCATGTAATCATGCCCGAATCTGCGGTCAGAACGGATTTGCCGCTTCGGCCTGCGTGATCCTCCAGCACGGAAACCGTCATGCCGTCCGTTTGGCTGTAGGCCTCCCCGGGAATGACAACATCTTCAGCCGCAAGCGCGGCGCCTTCATGTTTGGCCAAATACTCTTCATAACCGCCCGCCCTGACGGATGCCTTGATGCCGCGAAGATCCGGCTGCTTCGGCGTTGTCTCGGCCGAGGCTAAAGCCCCGCGGGAAGCTGGACCCTGCGCAGCTGTAACGATGCCTGCAAAGAGCGCGGCCGCAAGCAATATGGATGCTGCTTTGATGAATGGTCTGTGCATGGGCTCCCCCTTTCTCTCCGGCGGGTCCCCCGCCCTATAGCTCATGGGGCAGGGGCACTCGCCTTCCGAGTTCTTTAGCTGCCGGGATCTTATTTGCTGTCCTGAAGCAGCTTGTTGATGTTGGCTTCGAATTGCGGTTTTACTTTGTCAACGGCAGTGGAAGGAGAGATTTTGCCTGTGGTGATGTCCTTCACGACGCCTTCAAACAGCTTCTCTCCGTCCGGGATGGCGTAATAGGAAATGTAATCGATGCTGTCAGCCATGGCTTTGCGCGTTTCCAGCGATTCCTTGTTCGGGTAGGAGCTTTCCCATGACTGCTGCGCCAATTTCCGGCCGGTATCATGGAGGCTGATTTCATCCATAATTTTGGCGGCTACATCGGCATGCTTCGAATATTTGGCCACCATGAACATGTTGCCGAAAGGCGTATAAGAGACGTATTTATCCGATTTTGGACCTTTCGGGAAAAACACGAAGCCGAGCTCCTGATTTTTCATATTGTCGAGAAGTCCGCCCAGTTCCCAGCTGAAACCGCCGTACATGACGCCTTTGCCCGCAACGAATTCCTTGTTTGCGTCTTCCGGAATCGGCTGCATGATGGATTTGTCTTTGTTGTACAGGTCGGATACGAACTGAAGCGCTTCAACTGCATTTTCGCCGTCCAGGGAGAACTTCATGTTGCCGCTCGCGTCCTTGTCTACCCTGCCGTTATTGGAGTAAATGATCTGTTCCGTAAAGGAGTTGATTTTGCCGTAAGCGCCCGCGATGCCGTAAATATCCGTTTTCCCGTCGCCATTGGTGTCTTTTGTTGCTTTTTTGGCGAAGTCGCGGAATTTCTCCCAGGTCCATTCGCCTTTTTGCTGAAGTTCGAATGGATCTTCGAGACCCAGTTTTTTCACGAGCGTTTTGTTGTAAAAAATGCCGTAAGGCGATGGAGAGGAGTCGGTCATGCCGTATTGCTTGCCTTTGAAGCTTCCCCCGTTTTTCATCCAGCCGATGTATTTCGGATCATTCAAATTAAGTTTGTCGTCAACCGGAACGATAAAATCTTTGTTCGCAAGCGTCGGAAACGCCCAGAACAGTTCCAGCAGGACAATGTCGGCAAACGGCGTGCCGGAGAGAGAGGTCGTGGTGAAGTTTTCTACGTATTTGTTGTAATCCCCGAATTTGACGAATTCGATTTTGCAATTGTATTTCTTTTCGACTGCATCGATCAGTTTGATTTGCTCTTCTTCCCCGGGGCTCTTATCTTTTGACTGCCTTGGATCGGCATCGTCGTACCATACCCCGATCTTGATCGTGTCGCCGCCCAGGTCGATTTTTTGTTCTTCCGGCGCGGCAGCCTGCTCTTTCTCCTTCTCTTTCCCGTCTTCTTTCGCAGGCTCTTGCTGCACGGCTTTATTGCTGTCATTGGAACCATTTTCCTGACTGCTGCCGCCCGAACATCCCGCAATAGTAAACACAAACAGCATGATTGCGAGCAGCATGGAGAGTCCCTTCATCTTTTTCATGCATTCATCCCCCATTTTCCGTTTCGGATTAGATTGGCGCGGATCAAAAAAATAACAAATCAAATGTGCGAAATAATGGCCGTCGTTACGCTATGCTGGGCAATCGAATGGAGCTAATATTTTCTTGACCCGCGCCTTGTTGAACTTGAACACAGAAATGCCAATGAAACCTAAAGCAATAAAACCGATCACCCCTTTGTTCATTGCGGTATCCGCAAGAAAGAATGCGCTTACATAAAGAGAATTGAATAATAAGCGATACGCATCAGATTCTGAAAAGAAAACCAGAAATATCAGCTTTATATACCATATTAGATATATCATTTATACCGCTTACACGAGTTATTATAATATTCCGCCTATATTTTGTAAATAGTGAATATATCTTATTTATATTCTTAATCATATTAATTATATCTAAAATTGAAAACCATCTTCGTTCGGACCATTTACCTGCTTACACACAAATAACCCCACAAAAAGTATCGGAAAGAAGTCCGGGCGCCTCTCACGGAGGGGCGCTTTTGCGGAGCAAAAGTACGGAGTGACGCCTGGCCTTTGAAGCTTATCCGATTACTTTGCAGGTATCCCGGAAGTTTATGCTTTACGATATAAGAAAAACGTCTATCGACGTACTTTCACAGAAGACAGACCGCGATTAGCAGAAGTTTTTCTTGCGATATAAGGAAGCGGAGGCTCCGAAGCTTATACTTTCTTATATCTTCGCAAAAAGACCGCCCCGTGTGGGACGGCCTCTTCGTTTTTACGTTATGCTTGTTCCTGTTTCTGCAGCTTTCTCCGATAAAATCGAGGTGGATGCCCGCTCGACAAACCGGACCGGGACCAGCGCCCGCTCGGGGCTTTTGTCTAGTTCTTCGATCCGGCTGACGATCAGCTCCGCCGCCTTCCGGCCGATTTCGCCGTAATCCTGGGCAATCGTCGTGAGCGGCACTTCGACAAGGCTTGAGATCATATGGTCGTCGAAACCGGCAATGGACAGCTGCTCCGGAACCCGGATGCCCATGTCCAAACTGCTTCTCAGCAGTTCGACCGCGAGATGGTCATGCTCGGCCTGAATCGCCGTCACGCCAAGCTCCATCATTTTGCCGATCAGCTTCGGATAAAAGATGTTGCTCCCTTCTCTGTCGGCTTCGCGGTAAAAGTCGGTAATGACCAGCTCCGGATCGATGCTCAATCCGTATTCCCGCAGCGCTTGGCAGTACCCCTGATACCGGTCGCGAACCGAGCTCCTGAATTCGATGCTGATGCTGGATACAAAAGCGATCCGCTCATGGCCGAGCTCGGCGAGCCGTTTGGCCGCCATATAGCCGCCGCCCGCATTATCGGAAACCACGCTGGTTACCGGGAGGCTGTCTATGTATTGGTCGATCAATACGAGCGGAAAATCGTTCCAGTGCAGCGCATTAAGCACATCGTTGTTGCTGATCGTGCTGATTGGATACAGGATGATCCCGCTCGAACCGTTTTTCGGAATCCGGAGCAGAAACTCCCGCTCCCGATCTTTGCTCCAATTGCTGTTATGGATGCTCAAATAATAACCTTTCGTATCCAAATAATCGGTGGCGCCTTTGATGAAATCGAGCTCTCCCGTCGCCATGTAAGGAAGGATCATCGAAATGATCGGCGCCGTCGTGCCCGTGCCCCCCGTTTCGAACGGGCTCCCTTTCGCTTCCCGTTTCTTGACGTAGCTCCCGCTGCCCCGTTTGCGGTAAATCAAGCCTTCGCGGTCCAGCTCGATCAGAGCCCTTTTGGATGTGATCCGGCTGACGCCAAACTGCTCGGCAAGCTCCATTTCGGTCGGAAGCTGCTGATCTTCTTTATATTCACCGGCAAGGATCTTTTCTTTCAAGTCATCCTTGATGATCATATATAACGGCTTTTGGTGTGACTGCATTATCCCACTTCCAGTCTGTCCCATTATTCACATACTTTTATGCTATTGCTTCGGTTGATTATATCAAATTATATATATAGCATGCAAATATTATACCAAATTAAGAAACTGAACCCTGTTTGTAATAAAAAACAAGATTTGCGTTTCACATTCCTATTTTCGATTTTCATGATCGGAATTCAAGCTTCAAAAGTTTGCTCCCCCGAACTGAAAAGAGACCGAACCTTCCGGGGTTCGGCCTCTTGGCATGCTCACCGCCAATACTTACTTCTCAACTTGGATTTTCGCCTGCCGGCAGCGGTTCATAAACTCAACCATACGCGCATAGGCAATCTTTTCGTTATCTTTTCTCATTATGCCATGCCCTTCATCGTCAAACACGATATATTCCACATCGCGGCCTTTGGCCCGTAGCTCTTCCACGAGTTGGTCCGATTCGGCCTTGACGACACGCGGGTCGTTGGCGCCTTGGATAATGAGCAGCGGATTTACCATCTTGTCGAGATAGGTAATCGGCGAATCCTTGATAAAACGCTCGCGGTCCCGTTCGGGATCGCCAAGCCACTGCCCCATGATCGGCTTCCAGTCTTCCGGTACCGAATGATAAAAAGTGAACAGATTGCTGACGCCGCAAATATCGATAGCCGCCTTGAAATATTCCGGATTCCTTCCGGCAAGCAGCAGCGTCATATACCCGCCATAGCTGCCTCCCATCACAAACAGGCGATCCCGGCTGGAAATGCCTTGTTCAAACAGCCAATCCATGGCTGCCAAACAATCCTTGCGGGGCCCTTCGCCCCAATCCTGCTCCACCAGCTTCGCGAACGAACTTCCGTATCCGGTGCTGCCCCGGAAGTTCGGGCAAAAAATATTGTAGCCCTCCGCAATGATGTATTGGAACATGGAACGGAACTGCTTCCGTTCCGCAGCCTGGGGACCTCCATGCGGCCAAAATACGGTATAACCGTTGGCCGTCTCATCTTTGGCACGGAAAAGCAGCGCTTCAATTTCCATCCCGTCAAAAGAGCGGTATGTGATCACCTCAGGAACAATCAGATCCGTTTCGGTCAGGCCTGTCACCACGTTTTGGGTCAGCATGGTCCAGCGGCTTCCGTCAAAACGGTAAATGTTATAAGGTTTTGCGGCTCCGCGTCCCAACATATAAAGGTTGCCTGAGCGTGCTACTACAATCTGCTCCAGAATATCAACAGGCAGCGGAATCGCTTTCAATTCGCCGGTGTCCAGAGCATACGCATACAGATGGTCTTGGACGCCTTTTTCGGTAACGATATAAACCGTGCGCGAATCTTTGTGGTATTTGAGCATCACGACCGTTTCACTGTCGATCTCGCATAAACGCTTGAATGTTCGTTCCTTGATATCGTAATGCGCCATATATGCAAATTCCGAGTCATAATCCGTGGCGAATATGACGTTGTCCCCATCCAGAAACTGTACGCCGCCTGAAGTATGGACTTCATCCGGAGACGGAGTGAGACAAATCTCTTGACCATCTTCAAGTTGGATGTAGCTCACATAATGCGTGTTGGCATATTCTTTGACAAAAGCGAACCTTTTCTCGTCCTGACTTACGGCGCAAATTACGGTTACCGTGCCCTTGCCTTCTATAAGCAGCCGGTCTTCCCCGGATTCCAAATCGAATACGCGGGAGTTGAGGAAATTTGGATTTTCTCTGTTCGTCGAATAATAGATCCGTTTCCCGTCTTCGGATAAATGCAGGAAATGATGTTTTTCTTCCGGAGGAATACCGGCAAAGAGCGGCTGCGGCTCGCCGCCATTCCATCTCAAAGCATGCATCTGGTAGTTTTCATCGCCGTCACGGTCAAATGCCGTCAGAATATGTCTGCCCTGCGGATCGAGCTTGATAAAGCCGCACATCTGGTCATTGTAAGTAAGCGGATAAGGATAACCCGTCTCTCCGCCGATATCCATGGCCCATAAATTAAATTTGCCGTTTAATGTGCTGCTGAACACCAGCCGCGATTCGTCTTGGCTTATGGCAAAGGTAGAGATACGATATGTCTGGAAAAATTGCTCCACATTCGGCTTAGAAAATTGAATCATGGATCATTCCATCCCCCTGTCTCCCATAAATTAACCCCTGGTCAAAATCCCGGGGCTTAAGCCTATTATAGAGGCTGCAGGCAGCCACTTCCACATATTCCCTCACCATTTATTCACCCCGCACTTCCAAAGGGCAAACTATCGCTTCAATGTCCATGCTCCTGGGACCTTCCCAAACATTTTGCAGGGATAAGCGGTCGTGATATCACAATTGCGTATCCTACTGGATATTGCCTGCTTATAGCTCTCTTGGTGAATCCCCGGATTTCCCGGCATACCTCCAAAAAGCCAAGAAGGCCCGCCTCATTCTAATGAACAAGGCAGGCCTCTAAAGGGTTTTCTGACAAAATGGCATCCTGTATGCTTAGTAAACGCTTGATAGACCACTTGATATACGTTTCCAGTTATTATGCCTTCCGCGCAAGCATTTCTTTCGCTCCAAGCTGATTCAGCATATCCGCGGTCATCGCATCGAGATCATATTTGGCCTTAAATCCCCACTCTTCCGCTGCAGCGGATGCATCGATCGCATCCGGCCAGCTTTCGGCGATAGCCTGTCTCTTCGGATCCACCGCATACTCCAGTTTGAAGGAAGGTATCCGCTTGCGGATCGATGCTGCTATCGCTTCCGGATCTACGCTCATGGCGGTCACATTAAAGGCGTTCCGGTGCTTCAACTTCGATGCATCCGCTTCCATCAGCTGCACGATGGCCTCCAGCGCATCCGGCATATACATCATATCCATGAAAGTTCCTTTACCGATAAACGAAGTATAACGTCCATGGCTGACCGCCTCATAATAGATCTCGACGGCATAGTCGGTTGTGCCTCCGCCGGGAGGGGTCACATAGGAAATG
Encoded proteins:
- a CDS encoding ABC transporter substrate-binding protein, with the translated sequence MKKMKGLSMLLAIMLFVFTIAGCSGGSSQENGSNDSNKAVQQEPAKEDGKEKEKEQAAAPEEQKIDLGGDTIKIGVWYDDADPRQSKDKSPGEEEQIKLIDAVEKKYNCKIEFVKFGDYNKYVENFTTTSLSGTPFADIVLLELFWAFPTLANKDFIVPVDDKLNLNDPKYIGWMKNGGSFKGKQYGMTDSSPSPYGIFYNKTLVKKLGLEDPFELQQKGEWTWEKFRDFAKKATKDTNGDGKTDIYGIAGAYGKINSFTEQIIYSNNGRVDKDASGNMKFSLDGENAVEALQFVSDLYNKDKSIMQPIPEDANKEFVAGKGVMYGGFSWELGGLLDNMKNQELGFVFFPKGPKSDKYVSYTPFGNMFMVAKYSKHADVAAKIMDEISLHDTGRKLAQQSWESSYPNKESLETRKAMADSIDYISYYAIPDGEKLFEGVVKDITTGKISPSTAVDKVKPQFEANINKLLQDSK
- a CDS encoding GntR family transcriptional regulator, which translates into the protein MQSHQKPLYMIIKDDLKEKILAGEYKEDQQLPTEMELAEQFGVSRITSKRALIELDREGLIYRKRGSGSYVKKREAKGSPFETGGTGTTAPIISMILPYMATGELDFIKGATDYLDTKGYYLSIHNSNWSKDREREFLLRIPKNGSSGIILYPISTISNNDVLNALHWNDFPLVLIDQYIDSLPVTSVVSDNAGGGYMAAKRLAELGHERIAFVSSISIEFRSSVRDRYQGYCQALREYGLSIDPELVITDFYREADREGSNIFYPKLIGKMMELGVTAIQAEHDHLAVELLRSSLDMGIRVPEQLSIAGFDDHMISSLVEVPLTTIAQDYGEIGRKAAELIVSRIEELDKSPERALVPVRFVERASTSILSEKAAETGTSIT
- a CDS encoding alpha/beta hydrolase family protein → MIQFSKPNVEQFFQTYRISTFAISQDESRLVFSSTLNGKFNLWAMDIGGETGYPYPLTYNDQMCGFIKLDPQGRHILTAFDRDGDENYQMHALRWNGGEPQPLFAGIPPEEKHHFLHLSEDGKRIYYSTNRENPNFLNSRVFDLESGEDRLLIEGKGTVTVICAVSQDEKRFAFVKEYANTHYVSYIQLEDGQEICLTPSPDEVHTSGGVQFLDGDNVIFATDYDSEFAYMAHYDIKERTFKRLCEIDSETVVMLKYHKDSRTVYIVTEKGVQDHLYAYALDTGELKAIPLPVDILEQIVVARSGNLYMLGRGAAKPYNIYRFDGSRWTMLTQNVVTGLTETDLIVPEVITYRSFDGMEIEALLFRAKDETANGYTVFWPHGGPQAAERKQFRSMFQYIIAEGYNIFCPNFRGSTGYGSSFAKLVEQDWGEGPRKDCLAAMDWLFEQGISSRDRLFVMGGSYGGYMTLLLAGRNPEYFKAAIDICGVSNLFTFYHSVPEDWKPIMGQWLGDPERDRERFIKDSPITYLDKMVNPLLIIQGANDPRVVKAESDQLVEELRAKGRDVEYIVFDDEGHGIMRKDNEKIAYARMVEFMNRCRQAKIQVEK